From a single Fulvivirga ulvae genomic region:
- a CDS encoding Lipl32 family lipoprotein, giving the protein MKNLALKSGLALAALLVAFGVNAQKLDKFGSTVEKKVGPKTIQVPYTDVISYLGYAEPGNEDEEKDGKKFYYIYVWVPAVAPELGVRMLSPLTDYKNKKAIESAEYKANKGSNDFFDTYITLERSSIVSKDDISAESVKSAKWVVLERNDDSSEMPKDPEGRNYNSLLRYKSEASNPDKALTVGLYRVGFTTYKVGEVRGTFLAEVAAPVKLPGVAMAKTIDELLSQLNQ; this is encoded by the coding sequence AACGCACAAAAGCTGGACAAGTTTGGCAGCACTGTAGAAAAAAAGGTTGGACCAAAAACCATTCAGGTGCCTTATACTGATGTGATCAGCTACTTAGGCTATGCCGAACCCGGTAATGAGGATGAAGAGAAAGACGGCAAGAAGTTTTACTACATCTATGTATGGGTACCGGCTGTTGCTCCCGAATTGGGTGTGAGAATGCTTTCTCCATTAACAGATTACAAAAACAAAAAAGCTATAGAGTCAGCAGAATACAAAGCTAACAAAGGATCAAACGATTTCTTCGATACTTATATCACTTTGGAGCGTTCTTCTATAGTTAGCAAGGATGACATCAGCGCAGAAAGTGTAAAAAGTGCCAAGTGGGTAGTGCTTGAGAGAAATGATGATAGCAGCGAAATGCCTAAAGACCCGGAAGGTCGTAACTACAATTCTTTGCTACGTTATAAAAGTGAAGCCAGTAACCCTGACAAAGCTCTTACAGTAGGTCTGTATCGTGTAGGATTTACTACTTATAAAGTAGGAGAGGTGAGAGGAACATTCCTTGCTGAAGTTGCTGCTCCAGTAAAATTACCTGGTGTTGCTATGGCTAAAACTATTGATGAGTTGTTGAGCCAGCTGAATCAGTAA